In the Heteronotia binoei isolate CCM8104 ecotype False Entrance Well chromosome 13, APGP_CSIRO_Hbin_v1, whole genome shotgun sequence genome, one interval contains:
- the LOC132581875 gene encoding olfactory receptor 13H1-like, producing MEVGDNATTVTEFVLVGLSRQPHVRAALFVLFLVMYAIIVAGNGLIVVLTLVDSHLHTPMYFFLSNLSFIDVCYVTTSVPQMLVHCFTDKAIIPLGRCFAQMRIGLFLGVAECLLLAVMAYDRFVAICTPLHYNLIMTQKVCIILAVSLWLSSFLLTIIYFYSMPARLCGHNVMNHFVCEVRAMLKLFCTDTHTSGLNILVTSVFTLLFPFAFILLTYGRIGLAVLRIRSAQGRGKALSTCGSHLIVVSIFYGTALAGYLKPQAKTFTDRDKIVGIFYGIVIPMLNPLIYSLRNRDVKGALWRLIGRKVEK from the coding sequence ATGGAAGTGGGAGATAACGCAACCACAGTGACCGAGTTTGTGCTTGTGGGCCTCTCCAGACAGCCGCATGTGCGTGCTGCCTTGTTCGTCCTCTTCTTAGTCATGTATGCCATCATCGTAGCAGGAAATGGTCTCATTGTGGTGCTGACATTGGTGGATTCTCACCTCCACACACCCATGTATTTCTTCCTCAGCAACCTCTCCTTCATCGATGTCTGCTATGTCACTACCTCTGTCCCACAGATGCTGGTACATTGCTTCACAGACAAGGCCATTATACCTCTAGGCAGATGTTTTGCACAAATGAGAATTGGCCTTTTTTTGGGAGTGGCTGAGTGCCTCTTGCTAGCTGTCATGGCTTATGACCGTTTTGTGGCCATATGCACCCCACTACATTATAACTTAATCATGACCCAGAAGGTGTGCATCATCCTGGCAGTCAGCCTATGGCTCAGCTCTTTCCTCTTGACCATTATATACTTTTATAGCATGCCGGCACGCTTGTGTGGCCATAATGTGATGAATCATTTTGTATGTGAGGTCCGAGCAATGTTGAAATTGTTTTGCACTGACACTCACACCAGTGGGCTTAACATACTGGTAACGAGTGTCTTCACACTTCTTTTCCCCTTTGCCTTCATCCTGCTGACTTATGGGCGCATTGGTCTGGCTGTCCTGCGTATCCGATCAGCCCAAGGCCGGGGCAAAGCTTTATCCACCTGTGGGTCACATCTGATCGTAGTGAGCATTTTTTATGGCACTGCCTTGGCTGGATACCTGAAGCCTCAGGCCAAGACTTTCACAGACAGGGACAAAATAGTGGGTATCTTTTATGGGATCGTGATCCCGATGCTCAACCCCTTGATCTACAGTCTGAGGAATAGGGATGTGAAGGGAGCCTTATGGAGGCTGATTGGGAGGAAAGTAGAGAAGTAG
- the LOC132581874 gene encoding olfactory receptor 13H1-like, whose translation MEDMENETEVTEAVLVGLSSHPQVRVALFFIFLAMYLVTVGGNGLIVTLIVTDSHLHTPMYFFLSNLSFIDVCYVTTSVPQMLAHSFTDRPIIPRGRCLAQMSIALYLAVAEYLLLAVMAYDRYIAICSPLRYSLIMSRKVCILLASGLWVSSFFLSIVPAFSMQGRSCGRNVVNHFMCELQAVSKLDCSDTRSSGLFMMTTSVFTLLVPFAFILVTYGRIGLTVLHVRSDRGWSKALSTCGSHLVVVVICYGTTMALYLRPPKKTFTNREKVASVFYAVVIPMLNPLIYSLRNRDVKGALWKALGRKQDQNIAST comes from the coding sequence ATGGAAGACATGGAAAATGAAACTGAAGTGACTGAAGCTGTGCTTGTGGGTCTCTCTAGCCATCCTCAAGTACGAGTTGCACTGTTCTTTATCTTCCTGGCTATGTATTTGGTCACTGTAGGTGGGAATGGACTCATTGTTACACTGATTGTGACCGATTCCCACCTTCATACACCCATGTATTTCTTCCTTAGCAACCTTTCCTTCATTGACGTCTGCTACGTTACCACTTCTGTCCCACAGATGTTGGCACACTCCTTCACAGACAGACCCATTATCCCGCGAGGTCGATGTTTAGCCCAGATGAGCATCGCTCTCTACTTGGCAGTAGCAGAATATCTTCTGCTCGCCGTTATGGCATATGATCGCTATATAGCAATATGCAGCCCCTTGCGCTACAGTCTAATCATGAGCCGGAAGGTGTGCATCCTGCTGGCATCTGGCTTGTGggtctcctccttcttcttgtccATCGTCCCTGCCTTTAGCATGCAAGGCCGTTCGTGCGGACGCAATGTGGTGAATCATTTCATGTGCGAACTCCAGGCAGTGTCGAAACTGGATTGCTCAGATACCCGTTCCAGTGGCTTGTTTATGATGACGACTAGCGTCTTCACCCTGCTCGTTCCATTTGCATTCATCTTGGTGACCTATGGGCGCATTGGTCTGACTGTGCTGCACGTTCGGTCAGACCGTGGATGGAGTAAGGCCTTGTCAACTTGTGGGTCCCACCTGGTCGTGGTGGTAATCTGCTATGGCACAACCATGGCCTTGTACTTGCGGCCTCCGAAGAAGACATTCACTAACAGAGAGAAGGTAGCATCAGTGTTCTATGCGGTTGTTATCCCTATGCTGAACCCTTTAATCTACAGCCTGAGGAACAGAGATGTAAAAGGAGCTCTGTGGAAGGCACTTGGCAGAAAGCAGGATCAGAATATTGCTAGCACCTAG